The following are encoded together in the Lathyrus oleraceus cultivar Zhongwan6 chromosome 3, CAAS_Psat_ZW6_1.0, whole genome shotgun sequence genome:
- the LOC127131196 gene encoding 18.1 kDa class I heat shock protein-like has translation MSLFSNSIFGRRRSKSPQDHHHHHHQSRNNHPSHQTHGYEVSQTHTPHITLPPNFHEPSPIVDTIDIEWKETPEAHVFKAHLPGMKRSDVRVEVDDDRMLCIICEKSVEMEEQSGGWHRIEVASGHFVQRLTLPENSKVDHVKAYMDNDVLTINVPKNRVVNKRVRNVQVSHV, from the coding sequence ATGTCACTCTTTTCCAATAGTATCTTTGGTCGAAGAAGATCAAAATCACCACAagatcatcatcatcatcatcaccaatcAAGGAACAACCACCCATCACACCAAACCCATGGTTATGAAGTTTCTCAAACCCACACACCCCATATAACACTACCACCAAATTTCCACGAGCCATCACCAATTGTCGACACCATTGACATAGAGTGGAAAGAAACCCCTGAAGCTCATGTTTTCAAAGCACATCTTCCGGGGATGAAACGAAGCGACGTGAGAGTTGAAGTTGATGATGACAGAATGCTATGTATCATTTGTGAGAAGAGTGTCGAAATGGAAGAACAAAGTGGTGGATGGCACCGTATTGAGGTTGCTAGTGGTCATTTTGTTCAGCGTCTTACTTTGCCTGAAAACTCTAAGGTTGATCATGTTAAGGCTTATATGGATAATGATGTGCTCACTATTAATGTTCCTAAGAATAGAGTTGTCAACAAACGTGTTAGGAATGTTCAAGTTTCTCATGTTTGA